In Vigna unguiculata cultivar IT97K-499-35 chromosome 3, ASM411807v1, whole genome shotgun sequence, a single genomic region encodes these proteins:
- the LOC114176967 gene encoding 2-carboxy-1,4-naphthoquinone phytyltransferase, chloroplastic: protein MAATCCNFTQPSSAFSKLHDHIQLQRYFTKCQQRSTCSVVKVFFHRRYGGRLEVEQYQHVLCARGVELSPSVIGDSGDETEEDISKETLIWRAIKLPIYSVALIPLTVGSAAAYLQTGIFSARCYFVLLASSVLVITWLNLSNDVYDFDTGVDKNKKESVVNLVGSRKGTFIAAYLCLALGFVGLAWTAVAEKNIRSMLFLVCAIICGYIYQCPPFRLSYQGLGEPLCFAAFGPFATSAFYLLHGSASVMNRVPLSGTVLSASILVGLTTSLILFCSHFHQVEGDKEVGKMSPLVRLGTEKGAEVVKGAVLMLYALLAAFGLSKALPLTCIFLCALTLPMGNLVVRFVEENHKDKNKIFMAKYFCVRLHALFGVALALGLVLARKTTFTPWPILS from the exons ATGGCTGCCACGTGCTGCAACTTCACCCAACCTTCTTCTGCTTTCAGCAAACTCCATGACCACATTCAGCTGCAGCGCTACTTCACAAA GTGCCAGCAGAGATCAACATGTAGTGTTGTGAAAGTCTTTTTTCATAGGAGATATGGGGGAAGGTTGGAAGTTGAACAGTATCAACATGTGTTATGTGCAAGAGGAGTGGAGTTATCCCCTTCTGTCATTGGAGACTCTGGAGATGAAACTGAGGAAGATATTTCAAAGGAAACGTTGATTTGGAGAGCCATCAAGTTGCCAATTTACTCTGTTGCATTGATTCCTCTCACT GTAGGTAGTGCAGCAGCGTATTTGCAGACAGGGATATTCTCAGCTAGATGTTATTTTGTTCTACTGGCTTCCTCAGTTCTTGTTATTACCTGGCTCAATTTAAG CAATGATGTTTATGATTTTGACACTGGAGTTGACAAGAACAAAAAGGAATCAGTTGTAAACCTGGTCGGTAG TCGTAAAGGAACCTTCATTGCTGCGTACTTGTGCCTTGCTCTTGGCTTCGTTGGGCTGGCTTGGACTGCTGTTGCAGAAAAAAACATTCGTTCAATGTTGTTTCTTGTTTGTGCAATTATTTGTGGCTATATATATCAG TGTCCACCATTTCGGTTAAGCTACCAGGGGCTGGGAGAGCCCTTGTGTTTTGCAGCATTTGGTCCCTTTGCTACTAGTGctttttatttactacatgGGAGTGCAAG TGTGATGAATCGTGTCCCTTTAAGTGGAACAGTTCTTTCTGCATCAATTCTTGTTGGCCTCACAACATCTCTTATCTTGTTTTGCAGTCATTTCCATCAG GTGGAAGGAGACAAAGAGGTTGGGAAAATGTCACCATTG GTTAGACTTGGCACTGAAAAAGGTGCAGAGGTAGTGAAAGGGGCAGTTTTGATGCTTTATGCTCTTTTGGCTGCTTTTGGTCTAAGCAAGGCACTTCCTCTTACTTGTATA TTCCTTTGTGCATTGACCTTGCCAATGGGAAACCTGGTCGTTAGATTTGTAGAAGAGAATCACAAG GACAAAAACAAGATTTTCATGGCTAAGTACTTCTGTGTAAGGCTACATGCTTTGTTTGGAGTTGCTCTGGCTTTAGGCCTAGTACTGGCTAGAAAAACAACATTTACACCATGGCCAATATTGAGTTGA
- the LOC114179666 gene encoding LMBR1 domain-containing protein 2 homolog A-like, with amino-acid sequence MACSNTFGLVTGAFLLGFGLSEIPKGIWLNADWSIEQKVLSHKVAKMAVKLDDAHRNFSNAIVITQATSKQMSKRDSLRPYMNIIDRMLLQMLKEDPSFKPQGGRLGESDMDYDRDDKSMASLRRRLKRAREQYYRYRSEYTKFVLEALELEDTIKNYERRDTTGWKYTSCLRPERIGRVGAFLETCEFLWRCILWKYVEKSLAVILGVMSFAILLAEATILTSGVDLSLFSILVHAAGQQEVLVQLAAFIPLMYMCICTYYSLFKMGTMMFYSLTPKQTSPVSLLMICSMIARYAAPISYNFLNLINIGGHRKTVFEKKMGKINDAVPFFGKGFNKIYPLIMVIYTSLIAANTFDRVIKYFGNLKIFKFINEDAEDMDGFDPSGVIILQRERSLLQQGHNVGELVFPLARSFSITMDVESTNKTTDQDESDTTNTLEEENENQDKIRKFGSRKYAALRTSLNEEVSTKDLTQEGVSSSFTSDINDSQSTSSAPSSSSSSSVLASRWESMMDGFKSFRSNIDSKRFIPISNPPESILNSKSSSDSLDEIFEKLKHAPPEYRDSDD; translated from the exons ATGGCTTGCTCCAATACGTTTGGACTTGTTACTGGTGCATTTCTACTTGGATTTGGTTTGAGTGAAATTCCAAAGGGCATTTGGTTGAATGCAGATTGGAGCATTGAGCAAAAAGTTCTTTCACATAAAGTTGCAAAAATGGCAGTCAAATTAGACGATGCTCATCGTAATTTTTCAAATGCTATTGTT ATCACACAGGCAACATCAAAGCAAATGTCGAAGCGGGATTCTTTGAGACCCTACATGAATATAATTGACAGAATGTTGCTTCAGATG TTGAAGGAAGACCCCTCCTTCAAACCACAGGGTGGAAGACTAGGAGAAAGTGACATGGATTATGACAGAGATGATAAATCTATGGCATCACTGAGACGTCGTCTTAAGAGAGCTCGTGAGCAGTACTACAGATATAGAAG TGAATACACAAAATTTGTCTTAGAAGCCCTTGAGCTGGAGGATACCATAAAGAATTATGAGCGTCGTGATACTACAGGATG GAAATATACTTCATGCTTGAGGCCTGAACGCATAGGCAGAGTAGGTGCATTTTTGGAAACATGTG AGTTTCTATGGAGATGTATATTATGGAAATATGTTGAGAAATCATTGGCTGTTATATTGGGCGTCATGTCATTTGCAATTCTATTAGCAGAGGCTACCATACTAACCAGTGGAGTTGATTTATCCCTTTTCTCTATCCTAGTACACGCTGCTGGACAGCAAGAAGTGCTTGTGCAG TTAGCTGCCTTCATCCCCTTGATGTATATGTGTATTTGTACATATTATTCCTTGTTTAAAATGGGAACGATGATGTTTTACTCACTGACTCCAAAGCAAACAAGCCCAGTAAGCTTGCTTATGATATGCTC gATGATTGCAAGATATGCCGCACCCATCTCATACAACTTTCTCAATCTCATAAATATTGGAGGGCATAGAAAAACCGTTTTTGAGAAA AAAATGGGAAAAATCAATGACGCTGTTCCCTTTTTTGGGAAAGGATTCAACAAAATTTACCCCCTAATAATGGTTATATACACTTCACTAATAGCAGCAAATACTTTTGACCGGGTCATCAAGTATTTTGGGAATCTGAAAATATTTAAGTTCATCAATGAGGATGCAGAAGATATGGATGGATTTGATCCATCTGGGGTAATAATCTTGCAGAGAG AACGTTCTCTACTCCAGCAAGGGCACAATGTTGGTGAACTTGTTTTCCCTCTGGCCAGAAGTTTCAGCATAACTATGGATGTTGAGTCAACAAACAAGACCACG GATCAGGATGAGAGTGACACTACCAACACACtggaagaggaaaatgaaaaccAGGACAAGATTAGAAAATTTGGCAGCAGAAAATATGCAGCTTTGAGGACAAGCCTCAACGAGGAAGTGTCTACAAAAGATTTGACCCAAGAAGGAGTTTCTTCCTCCTTTACAAGTGATATTAATGATTCTCAGAGCACAAGTtcagcaccatcatcatcatcatcatcatcagtgTTAGCCTCAAGATGGGAATCAATGATGGATGGATTCAAAAGTTTTAGATCTAACATTGACTCCAAGAGATTTATCCCTATATCTAATCCTCCCGAGTCAATTCTAAACTCAAAATCTTCATCTGATTCCCTTGATGAAATATTTGAGAAATTGAAACATGCTCCTCCTGAATACAGGGATtctgatgactga